GGTTTTTTTCAAATCCTAGCTATGTTAAGTTGTTTATGTAGGATCTGTTGGGAGAAATTAAGGATTTTGTTGTATGTTTTGATGGTTTCGGAGAGATTTTATAGAAGATGAGGGTCCTATACTTGTAAAAGGAGGGAAAGAAATTATCCCAAATGTGATCAAAACTGTGCAAGTTGCCAGGCAACGTGGAATTCTCATAGTTTGGGTAATAATTTATTTCATGAGTTTATTGTCATTGCCTTTTTCAGTATCTGATCTATTTGTGTGAGAGATGTATGTGATGGATAGTTTTAActtaattttgaaataattggATATTAGAAAAATCTTTTGAAAGTCCCTAATAACATTAttgtattaatattatttttttagtcaccatatttttatttataatcacAAACCCGTGCCTTTTTTATTTGGCTTGAGGAGTTATGATACAACTCTCCTTTAGCATTTCTATTAGAGTTATTGAGATTAGGAAATGAGATAAGAAAGATGTGTGTGTGTGAAAACTTATCATCaaatgttgttttttttttgagttatatCCCCTATATTATTATGCCGTTCAACAATTTAGgatactaattaattttgtttgtagGGGTTCAAATTCCAAGTTGTATTAGGCAAACTCTATGATACCGTAGCATTAGATTATCAACCTATAATTTGACCATATACTTTTGTTGCTTAGTTATCTAACTCTGCAGATGCTTAATTTAGTTAGCAGCACCTTTGTTAGAGTATGTGTTTATCTGATATGAAATCTATAACTTTAGAAATTCTTCATGCTAGTTTCagacataaattattttttgggatatatatatatatatatccttgaCATCGAGGGACATTGGAGCATACAATTTGTTGTGCCTTGATGTTATTCAATTTAAGGCTCAAAAAAGTTGCTTATGTCTCTGTCAAGGTAAAATGTAAAGTGAAAAAATGTTGCAGTAACCTGGTATATCATTTGTAacacaataatattatttatcttgtattgagtCTCATTAAATCAGTTTCAAATGTCCAAAATTAATGTACTTATATACTTGTAGTGGTTGAATATTATTAGAGAAGACCAAGAGGAAGCTGCTTGAACTACAGGAAGAGTTGGAAGCTGAGAAATTGAAAAGGAAGGTGATCGAGGATGAAGCAATagcagagaaaaaaaagagacaaaaaagaGACAGACAATGGAAAGTGCTCTGAGATATCTATTTCAACGGGAGGGTGAGGAGCTACCACCAGTCATTGCTGCAGGGATGAGTTCCGTGGAATAATAGAGTGACAAATAGTATATTAGGATAGGAATTATTTTGGTTTGAAGTCAACATTTAGTTGAATTTGACTATGCAACTCTTTACAAGAGATttgttttattgatatttttataaatatattattgtcttgcatataa
The genomic region above belongs to Arachis duranensis cultivar V14167 chromosome 3, aradu.V14167.gnm2.J7QH, whole genome shotgun sequence and contains:
- the LOC107476792 gene encoding uncharacterized protein LOC107476792 isoform X1; the encoded protein is MMKGLLWLNVVEKYLLLTWTTVEKFFRVANGEGLPLAVKELGICDLYPQVNFIEDEGPILVKGGKEIIPNVIKTVQVARQRGILIVWRRPRGSCLNYRKSWKLRN
- the LOC107476792 gene encoding uncharacterized protein LOC107476792 isoform X2, yielding MMKGLLWLNVVEKYLLLTWTTVEKFFRVANGEGLPLAVKELGICDLYPQVNFIEDEGPILVKGGKEIIPNVIKTVQVARQRGILIVWWLNIIREDQEEAA